A genome region from Drosophila simulans strain w501 chromosome 2R, Prin_Dsim_3.1, whole genome shotgun sequence includes the following:
- the LOC6735335 gene encoding dynein regulatory complex protein 8 yields the protein MDMDMNNDLEKRISDAFCVFDHHGDKFIDVREVGTVLRLLGCVPTEEEVNEVISATESEETSGEVHLTKFLPHVSQLLMERKMEPAPPEKILQAFKILDPENKGYLTKESFGKLMMEEGEPFTQEEMDEMWPVAIDPISGHIPYEFYLNQLMVYL from the exons ATGGATATGGATA TGAATAACGACTTGGAGAAACGCATTTCGGATGCCTTTTGTGTGTTCGATCATCATGGCGACAAGTTCATCGACGTTAGAGAAGTGGGCACTGTGCTCAGACTCCTGGGCTGTGTTCCCACCGAGGAGGAAGTCAACGAAGTAATCTCGGCCACAGAATCGGAGGAGACCAGTGGCGAAGTGCATTTGACCAAATTTTTGCCACACGTCTCGCAATTGCTCATGGAAAGAAA AATGGAGCCTGCTCCGCCAGAGAAAATTCTCCAGGCCTTTAAGATCTTGGATCCCGAGAACAAGGGCTATCTCACAAAGGAGAGCTTTGGCAAACTGATGATGGAGGAGGGCGAGCCATTCACCCAGGAGGAAATGGACGAGATGTGGCCAGTGGCCATCGACCCAATAAGCGGACACATACCCTATGAGTTCTACCTGAACCAGCTCatg GTCTATCTGTAA